The proteins below are encoded in one region of Triticum aestivum cultivar Chinese Spring chromosome 1B, IWGSC CS RefSeq v2.1, whole genome shotgun sequence:
- the LOC123140333 gene encoding GDSL esterase/lipase At5g45670, whose product MAGSACCWRSLAVVLAVVGAAATTAGAAPQVPCYFVFGDSLVDNGNNNGIVSLARANYPPYGVDFAGGPTGRFSNGLTTVDAISKLLGFDDFIPPFAGATSDQLLTGVNFASAAAGIREETGQQLGGRISFSGQVQNYQSAVEQLVSILGDEDAAANRLSQCIFTVGMGSNDYLNNYFMPAFYDTGSRYTPAQYADDLAARYTQLLRALYSYGARKVALIGVGQVGCSPNELATQSANGVACVDRINVAVRMFNQRLVGMVDQFNRLLPGAHFTYINIDGIFSDILRAPGGHGLKVTNRGCCGVGRNNGQVTCLPFQTPCPNRNEYLFWDAFHPTEAANVLVGQRAYAARLASDVHPVDLRTLARL is encoded by the exons ATGGCGGGGAGCGCGTGCTGCTGGCGGTCGCTGGCCGTGGTGCTGGCGGTGGTgggcgcggcggcgacgacggccggggcggcgccgcAGGTGCCGTGCTACTTCGTGTTCGGGGACTCGCTGGTGGACAACGGCAACAACAACGGCATCGTCTCGCTCGCGCGCGCCAACTACCCGCCCTACGGCGTCGACTTCGCCGGCGGGCCCACCGGACGCTTCTCCAACGGACTCACCACCGTCGACGCCATCT CCAAGCTTCTGGGCTTCGACGACTTCATCCCCCCGTTCGCCGGTGCGACCAGCGACCAGCTCCTCACCGGCGTCAacttcgcctccgccgccgccggcatcCGGGAAGAGACCGGGCAGCAGCTG GGTGGACGCATCAGCTTCAGCGGGCAGGTGCAGAACTACCAGAGCGCGGTGGAGCAGCTGGTGAGCATCCTGGGGGACGAGGACGCGGCGGCGAACCGCCTGAGCCAGTGCATCTTCACCGTCGGCATGGGCAGCAAcgactacctcaacaactacttcatGCCGGCCTTCTACGACACGGGGAGCCGCTACACGCCGGCGCAGTACGCCGACGACCTGGCGGCGCGCTACACGCAGCTCCTCCGCGCGCTCTACAGCTACGGGGCGCGCAAGGTGGCGCTCATCGGCGTGGGGCAGGTCGGGTGCAGCCCCAACGAGCTGGCCACGCAGAGCGCCAACGGCGTGGCCTGCGTCGACCGGATCAACGTCGCCGTCCGGATGTTCAACCAGCGGCTCGTCGGCATGGTCGACCAGTTCAACCGCCTCCTCCCCGGCGCGCACTTCACCTACATCAACATCGATGGCATCTTCTCCGACATCCTCCGGGCGCCCGGCGGCCATGGCCTGAAGGTGACCAACCGGGGCTGCTGCGGCGTGGGGCGGAACAACGGGCAGGTCACCTGCCTGCCGTTCCAGACGCCGTGCCCCAACCGCAACGAGTACCTCTTCTGGGACGCCTTCCACCCCACCGAGGCCGCCAACGTGCTCGTCGGCCAGCGGGCCTACGCCGCCCGGCTCGCCTCCGACGTGCACCCCGTCGACCTCCGCACCCTCGCACGCCTCTAG